ACTTTGGGCCGAGATCAGGTGCGTTCAGAGTGGTATGGCTGTAGACAAGACACTTTGGGAGTCTGTTACCCCATCTCTGCAATGAGAATGGAGTCTAGTACCATGCAGAGCTCACAGAGATGGGAAAGGAAATGAGCTGGTGGACAAGGAGCCCTGTGCTTTGTAAATCTGAAGTCTGGCTATAGGATGCCAGGGCATCTCACACGTGGAGGTGCTGGGTGTTTGCTCGTCCCCTTCAAGCTCATGTGTAGGAGCTGAGGGACCACTTTCATCCTGGGGCCCTGCCCTCTGCCAGCCTTCTCCGAGGGGTGGAATGTTCCACTGGGGAGCTTCCTGGGCATGTTCTTTTCTCCTACAAACCTGAGAGCACAGAAGATGCATCTGGCTGGCTTCCTGCTCCTCTTTCTGGCTGGACGACTGGTCCTTTCTCAAGGTCAGCTGCATCCCAAGCACTATGGCCAGGGTCATGCCCACCTCCCCCATCAGGCTCCTGGCACAGGTGAGGGCTTCTCCAGCCTCAAGATCAACCCAGGCAACACCACCTTTGCCCTCCGCTTCCACCACCTGTTGGCTTCCCAAGCCCCCGAGGGCAGTATCTTCTCCCCTCTGAGCATCTCCGCAGACTAGCTATGCTGTCCCTGGAGGTCAGCTTGCACAGCAGGACTCAGATCCTGGAGGGTCTGGGCTTCAACCTCACACAGGTATCAGAATTCGACAACCACCAAGGCTTCCAGAACCTTCTGCACACTCTCCACCTCCCAGGCAACAGGCTGGAGATATGCGTGGGCAACGCCTTGTTCCTGAGCCCTGAGCAACTGCTTCTTCTGAGATTCCTCAAGGACTCCGCAACCTTCTGTGAGTCTAGACTCTTCTGCACCAACTTCAAAGACTCTGTGAGCATGACCCAGCTAATCAACCACCACCTTAGGGAAGAAACTCGGGGGAAGATTGTGAATTTGGTCAGCAAGCTCAGTGCCGATACTATGACGATGCTGGTAAATTACGTGTACTTCAAAGGTCAGTGTGTTGGTGAATCCCACTCTTCCCTTTCCCCCTAACTTATTGAAGGCTCATGTGTCAAAGAGAAACCCCTCAAAACAGAAAGTGGATGGATTGAGTCTGATACATTGAGCAGCCTTCAGGAAATTTAATGTTAGAGCATAAGATATTTAAGTTTATATAATATTGATTTCCATCCCTTCATACTTCTAGAcaggttttcttatttatttttttaataacagcaATGTATGTGTGACAAACATCTTCTGAATTCATATCAAAGCTTTACCCCTTATCAAGAGTGCAAATCCAGCAGGCTGTTTGCTTGAAGTGAGGATATGAGTCCCTGCTTCAAGTTTTATTTCTAAGGATCAAATGATCTCACATATTTATATGTTCCTTAGAGGAGGGCCTGAAGGGATTGGCAAGCTTTAGGTCCCAGCCAAATCCAACAGACCACCTGtttgtgtaaataaagttttattggcacacagccacaCCCACTCATTTATGTATTATCTCTGACAGCCTTTGCAAGACAGAGATTAACTGTTGCTATTGAGACAAAATGACCTGTaaagcataaaatatttactttctgacCCGTTGCAGAAGAAGATTGCAGATCTCTGAGCATTAGACATGCTCAATAAATAGAGCATTTGCAATTACTCTAATGACAACAATTTTGAAgacctttaaaaatacataaaagtataaaaacataataaaaagtattaaaaatacatggaagtataaaagaaaaaatagaagttGTCCATAATCTTACCTTCCTGAGTGAACCAGCATTATTTAGCCTAATTCCTTCCAGTCTTCTATTTATACACATATGTTGATAAAGTTGAAATCACAGGTGGGGACGGTTTTGTACAGTGTGTATCATGTAGGGTGCCATCCAGGGAGCAGAGTCACCGTAAGTGTTAAGAGAAAGAGGATTGTCCTAGGAATTAGACTTGGTGTATTtgtgggagggactggggaagtGAAGGTCTGGAGGAAGAAtttggagggaaagagaaaaaggcaCTGGAGCTGGTAGACAAGTTGGAACTTCTCTGGAAGTCTGTATGCCAGCTGGGCACATCCAGCCACCAGATCGGTTTCACATAGGGGGAGCCTGGGAAGAGGCCCAGGCCGTAGTCTGGGGACACAGTTGGGCACCATGGAGGagctggacatgaacttggaggACAGCATGGATATCTGCAGCACACACCTCCTCTGGTCTGTCCATCATCTCGTCTGCCTTCAACGGGAGATGGCTGTTTCACATCTGACTCCCAGTCTCCTGCTGTGACCACCTTGAATCTACAGGAAACACATTCTGGGAAACAGCCCCAGACTAACAATTCAGCCACACAGGTCATTACTTGCATTTTACATGTAGAATTTTTACACGTAGAATTTTTACACaccattgaaaattaaaaaaaaaaattacatgtagGATTTTTACACaccattgaaaatttaaaaaaaattaaattctgcaATAACTATAAAATCACAGCAAGTTGCAGAGTTGTGTGGAGAGGTCCCATGTACCTTTCACTCAGGTTCCCCTGGATAATGTCTTacatttgctgctgttgtttagtcgctcagctgtgtctgactctttgcgataccacggactgtagccagccaggctcctctacccgtggaatttcccaggcaagaatactagagtgggttgccattcccttctccaggggatgttcccgatcCAGGTgtcagacccacatctcctgcagtgcaggcagattctttaccactgagccacccagggaacATCTTACATAATTGTATACAGTTGCAAaccatgaatttatttataaaattttattttatttataaaaataaactttattcagATGTTATCAGTTTTCACATGCACTCGTGTGTGTGTAGTTTTACGCTCTTGAAAAATTTATTTAGATCTCATTTTAGTGGCTGTACAATATTCTATTAACTCCATTcaactggaaaaaataatataatttacagGTATAATATACACTATCACCACACCCAAGTCTCTAGCCAGAAATAATGAAGTTTTTGGTGCTCTCTTCCTGTAACCTTCTTTCCAATTGGGTTAGTGCTCATGACACAAGCAAAAGGCTCTCCAGAAATAGAAGGGAAATAGCCTGCCCTCTGACACATTTGCCCGTCACCTTGGGGATATAAATGTAGCCTCAGGCCCTCAATCTAGGTTACATGGTGTGAAGAGTGGAATGACTGTGGTTTATCTTCAAAAATGAAAAGtacctagaagaaaacaaatcaaagatGTGCAGCATCTTTGTAGATAAAATTATATTGAGAGATACTGAAGtgggcaaatgaaaaaaaaaaaagtatactgaTTTTATGAATAGGGAGACTTAAGGTGCTAAAGATGTCAGCCCCCCAGCAATTGatctaaattttttaatgtaatcccAACAGTTTGGGGggtaaatttttgtttatttttggctgcactgggtcgtcattgctgtgcacaggcttcctTTAGTTGCCGTAGGTGAGggttactctctggttgtggtgtgcaggcttctctttgttgctgagcatggATGGTAGTGtgcgagggctcagtagttgtgacccatgggctgagttgctctatggcacatgggatcttcctggactataGATTGaatctgtgttccctgcattggccaatggattcttaaccagtggactactAGAGAAGTCCCTCCtaacagctttttaaaagattatttttggtGCCAGttaacaagctgattctaaaatgtatgtgAGAGAGCAAAGGGCCAAGAATAGCTAAAAGGGGAGAACCTGCCTGCTGGGGAGCAAAACCGGTTATAAATCTATATTAATTTAGACTGTGTGGTACATGTAGACCAAGGGGACAGAATAGAAAGGCTGGAATAGAACCCAGAAGTGGCCCCTTGGATATACAAACATCTGATATTTGAAAAAACCTGCATGATAGAATGTTGAGAAaaaggatagattttttttttttaagtggtgtaGGGACAGTAGCCTCATGGGGGGAAAAATGATTTTGTACGCCTCCCTCCTACTGATAATAAGCATTCATTCCAGGTGACATAAAGCCCTAAATGCAAAAGGTAAGAGCAAAGCTTGTAGATGATGGAGGGAAGTATCTTCAGGACCTGGAGGTGGGAAAATGTCCCTAGGTAAGACACAGAGATctaaccataaaggaaaaaaactgatATGCTCGCTGCATCAAAGTGGAGAATTTCAGTCACCAAAGCACACCATTATGAAAGTGAGAAGACAAGCCAGGGACAAAGAAAACTCACGGACAACATACAGAATTGATAGACAACTAGTgttagagaactgcaaatcacTAAGAAACAGCCCTATAGAAATACGGGTCAAAAATGTCGCCTGGCACTGAGCCAAAATCAAACTAACAACCCACTACCAAAACTAATAAAAAACTCCCAtgtgcgtgtgctaagtcactttagtcatgtctgaccctgtgcagccctatggactgtagcctgccaggctcctctgtccatgggattctccaggcaagaatactggagtgggttgccatgccctcctccaggacatcttcctgattcagggatcgaacccgtatctcttacatctacctgcattggcagggggttctttaccactagcgccaccagttGATCCATAAACACAAGAGTACTCAATCTTACTTTAAACTGAGAAAGGGCATGTCTGAAGCACAACAAGCTACCACTGCACAAACACCAGGTTGACAAAATGAAGTCCAACAATTTCAAGTAACTGGTGAAGACATGAAAAGATCTTGCTGGGTATCCTCTTGGGTCTCTTACTTTAGAATCTTTCTGAACCCCCAGATCCATGCCCCAGGCAGGTCTGGTGTTGAACTGATGGGATGGTAAGGTAAGGGTCTGGAGTGATGGTTGGGGGGATGTGTTTCTTGGATGGAGGATGGGCTTATTGGTCCACAGATGCCTGGTAccctcttcccttcttccctccagcTCTGCGGGAGAAACCATTCATCCCTTCCTTGACCGCTCCCCACAACTTCTATGTTGATGAGGACCCCACAGTCAAGGTGCCTGTGATGCCACAGGATACCCAGCACCACTGGTATCTTCATGACAGGTACTGCCCTGCTTGGTGCTGTGGACGGATTGCCAAGGAAACCCAACAACCCTCTTTATCCTTCCTAACCAAGGGAAGATGGAGCAGGTGGAAGCAGTTTTGACTCCCAAAATGCTAACAAGATGGAGCAACTTGCTCTGGAAGAGGTAATCCATCAGGGCATGGTGCAGGCTGAGTCTGCACTGTGAACCCTTTCAACCAGAGTCAGTGCCCCAAATTGGCAGGGGGATCACCAAATTTCGGAAGAAGTCTTACTTTCTCCAAGACTTTcaatgctgctgcttagtcgcttcagtcgtgtccgactctgtgcgacaccagagacggcagcccaccaggctcccccgtccctgggattcaccaggcaagaacactggagtgggttgccatttccttctccaatgcatgaaagtgaaaaatgaaagtgaagttgctcagatgtgtccgactcccagcgaccccatggactgcagcccaccaggctcctctgtccatgggattttccaggcaagagtactggagtggggtgccattgccttatctgaCTTTCCATGGGTTTCCTTAAATAAGGATTGCCAATACTGTGTCTAAATTTTGCCCTCATTAGTGAAAAGAGAACCAAACTAGGAGTTAGGAATCCTGGGTTTACATGTAGCCCTtacactacccactccagaatccttgcctgggaaatcccatggacagaggagcctggtgggctatagtccatggggtcgcataagagttggacatgactaaacaacaacaacctgtacTGCACAAGTCCGGGGTGAAGAGACACCAGCTCTCTGAGGGTCCACCTTGTGCAATGAATGAGTAGATTTCTGGTCAAGATGCTGACCATTCTGCTATAGAGGCTTTTAGGAaaaccccacccacccaccccagcaAGTACCAAGGAAGCTTTCACATCACCCTGAGGCTATGAGGAGGAAAAAGTCTTCAAACACACTTGAGAAAAGGACCTCAGGTCAAGGCCGTATAGGGATGGGCAATTCACACAACACATGTGGTAGAGGAATTCTATCCAAAGAAATCACCGGTTGCAAACAAGTGAAAACCATGGggccccatcagttcagttgcttggttgtgtccagctgtttgcgattccatggactgcagcatacagggcctccctgtccatcaccaactcctggagcctgctcacactcatgtccatcgagtcagtgatgccatctaaccacctcattctctgtcatcccctcctcttcctgccttcaatctttcccagcatcagggtcttttccaatgagttagctctttgcatcaggtggccaaagtattggagtttcagcttcagcatcagtccttccaatgaatattcaggactgattttggcCCCATCAGAGACAAAGGCAAAACTGCCACATGAGGAGACCAGTATCTCCTGACACGTGTGTAGAAAACCACATCTGCTTAGAAGAGCTGCCAAAGGAAGGAAGCCTTGCAGACGGCTGACCCCGGGGTCAAAGGAGCCTGACTTTAAGTCACCGGGAGCACTCACTGAGGGCATGGCACAGAACTCTGATGGAGTGAGGGCAGGGAGCGAGTGCCCTCGAGAAGAGCCCAGCCCAGACAGAACCCCTGGCTAGTTCAAGAGTCCAGTGTTTTAACCCACTGCCTCTTTCAGCCATTTTTGCAGGAAGCTCAAGTTGTATCCCCCCAGGTTCTCCATTTCCAGCACCTATAGATTAGATCGGATTTTGCCCGAGCTGGGCATCACAGACCTGTTCTTGCAGCAGGCTGACTTGTCTGGCATCATGTAAGAGCTAAACCTGCGGGTGTCCAAGGTAAGTCATCCATGGGTATCAACCCCTGGAGACCTTGGAGGGGAACTTCAACCTCTTGGAaggtgctgggtgctgggtgctCTACCGGCCACCATGTGAAGTTTCAGAGCCCAAGTTTTACCCAATAATCCCTGGGCATAGGGAGTCAAGAAGTGACCCACCATGTGCTGGGTATGGTGCTCGATGCTGGGAATCCAGGGGCCACCAGGCCCCTGCCCTCAGAGAGCTGTCCCAGTCAAGTCATAGACGGTAGCAACAAGAGTGACAAACGCAGTAACAGAAACAGAGGAAGGATGCAGACGAGGCTGGGTTGTTCCATGCATTTCTTAGGTGAAAAAAAGGGACCTGTGACCTCAGTTACGTAAGATAAAGTTGTGCTAGAGGGTAGAGTCTTGGGTTTGAGAGTTCAAGTTTTAGTTCCGCCTCTTATGACATTAAAAGTTCCGCCTCTTATGACCCTCCTTTGACCCCACGGTCAGCTGTCTGCAATGTTACCCAGCCTCTGGATTaatctttcctcatctgtaaaacagacatTAGACATTGACATCATAGGATGGTTAAGAAGATTTAAAAGAGTGTAGGCAGacagtatgtgctcaataaatgatcaCAATCACCATTGTATAAATAAGGGATCTTTAGCTCAATGACCCTCCCCATGGTGTAGAAATTCCTGCTGTGTTTTCTCAACAAATGGCTTTGGTCTTCAGTAGTCTCTggtctctccaggcttccctaagCCCTGACTCatgctctctggtggctcagatggtaaagaagctgcctgaaatgccctgggtcaggaagatcccctggagaagggcatggctacccactccagtgttcttgcctggaaaatcccatggacagagggagcctggcaggctacagtccatggggttgcaaagtgttggacacagcttagcgactaacaTACACATGCTCTCTCTCAGAGCTAACACTAGTCATTTCCCTTCCAGAGTTTCCGCAAGGCCATCCTGGAGGTGGGTGAAGTTGGCACCCAGGCTGCAGTGGCCCCCGGCAGTTTTGTCACCTTTTGGCCCCCAGGACAATTGCTAAGCCCTTTGGTTTAACCGGTTCTTCCTTGTGATCTTTTCCACCAATGCCCAGAGCATCTTCTTTCTGGGAAAAGTGGTCAACCCCACAAAACCATAGCCCTCCCAGGGCTGGCTTGTCTGTTACAATCAGGAGGACGTAGCCTGGAGGGCGAGGTGTGTGCAGCTCTGGGCTTGGAGTGGaggatgcagaagatgcagaggATCCGGGGAAGAAGTTGTTGGTGAAGGATGCGGGTAGTATCTGAAGGGTGTGGACTGGACACCCAGCTCCTCAGGGCTCTGTCACCCCAGACAGATCATCTAACCTCTTTGAGCAGGTCTACCTTGGAAAGTGGGAGAaatgtccaccaccacccccaccgccCAGGGTAGTTATACAGATTAAACAAAATGATGGCTACGGGGAGCCTGGCTCAGCGCTTCCCATATAGTGGATACTCAATCAATGCATCCCTTTCCTATCCCTCTGGGGTTTGCCTGTGGTCCCCTGGCACACCTGGTCCAGGACACAGTGGTGAGATGTTCCAAATTCCAGTAAGTTCacgaggtgtgtgtgtgtggaaggcaGTCGTGGTGTGGGCAGCCAGTGGACAGGGTAGGTGCCATTTCAGAGCCAGGGTTCAGAAGGCCTTGGCAGGGAGAGTGCCCAGCAAGGCATCTGCTACCGAGACTGGAGATGGAGGCTCAGGGAGGCAAGCTGTCGCAGGGGAGCTCaggccctgccccacctgtggtcACGGGGATGTGGCCAGTATCCCTCTCAGAGCAGATTGCCATGGCCACGGACTGAGCTTCACAAGAAGGAGAAGTGTGAGATGTAGGAGTCTAGAGGCCTATCTTCCCATCCCTGCTGTGCCCTCGAGGTGCTCTGAGACTTTTGTGGTCCTTCCCCCTCTGGACTTCAGTGTCCCAACCTTGGTAATGTTAGCTGGcccagtattaaaaagcagagacatcactttgctgacaaaggtccatctagttaaagctatggtttttcagttatggttggatgtaaaagttggactataaagaagtctgagtgccgaagaattgatgctgttgaactgtggtgctggagaagatgcttgagagttccctggacagcaaggagatcaaaccagtcaatcctaaaggaaatcagccctgaatattcactggaaggactggtgctgaagctgaaacttcaatactttgtccacctgatgtgtagagatgactcattggaaaagatcctgaccctgggaaagactgaaagcaggaggagaaggggacgacagaggatgagatggttggatggcatcaccgacttgatggacatgagtttgagtaaactcagggagatagtgaaggacaggggagcctggcgtgctgcagtccatggggttacaaagagtcagacacgacttagcaactgaacaacaacaggtggCCCAGCTCAGACCGTCTTTGAGTTTGTGGGGTGAAGCCTCTGAGGAGGGGCCACTCAGAGTCTGTGAGAATAAACCTCTCCCCCTCCCATGGGAGGAGGCAGGCTGACAGGACCTGGCTGTGTTTGTCCTAAACCTCAGTAATTTCCAGCAAATGCAAGGTCTAGTGGGTTTTGTTCGTTTGTCTGTTTTGATGCTGAGTGTCAGAGGCAGCAGGAGGTTTCACAGCCACAAAATCAGAGTTTACATTGGTGACAAGGAAAAGTAGACTGAGCGCCATCTACAGAGCTGACAATTATTCAAGAATCAAAATATTCCAGGGACTGTGTGACTTGGTCCTGGTACTTGGCCCAAATAATGCCACGATGGCAGAATAGGATCATGGCAGGAAGCTAGGAAGCCAATATCTGGAGCAGGAGATAGACAACTTTTTTGACAGAAAAAGCCATGGGGAACAAACTGAGGAGCGGAAGATTCTGGGGTCTCCCCCATTTCCTCTGTAACACAGCTGATGGCCTCAGGTGTCACCGACAGAGAGAAGATCGTATAGGAGGAAATATCTCAGCAATGCCAGCCCAGCGCTAACCACACCAGCTCTGGGCTACAAGGTCAAGAGCCTGCCAGGGCTCAGCACCAAGTCCTCCAAGGCCCTGAGGACCTCACTCTTTTCTTGCCAACCCTGGTTTAATTGGTCCATTTCCCCCTGCACCTGCTGGGATGTTGGATTCTATTTTTCAACAGCCAGGCAAGAGATAGTTAAGCACAGGCTGACTCACTTCCCTGTCTGCCCCTACAGCAGCAGGGGTGGGTGGATTTAAGAGTCCCAGACAAGCCTGGAAGAAATGCAGGCCTGGAGTTACCATGGCAATGACACTGCTGGAGTGATGTGAGGAAGTGAAGCTCTGGtatgaggaaggggaggagaggggtgcAGTCCCCTTGAGAGTGATGCCTTCTTGTTCTAATTAAGCTCATCTCATTCCCTCCTCTGCTCAAAAGCACTCATTGGCTCCCTATTGCCTCCAGGATAAAGTTCATATTCTTCCAACTGTAGTCAAGGCCCCCCCCAATCTtgtccctgcctgcctctc
The nucleotide sequence above comes from Bubalus kerabau isolate K-KA32 ecotype Philippines breed swamp buffalo chromosome 19, PCC_UOA_SB_1v2, whole genome shotgun sequence. Encoded proteins:
- the SERPINA4 gene encoding LOW QUALITY PROTEIN: kallistatin (The sequence of the model RefSeq protein was modified relative to this genomic sequence to represent the inferred CDS: inserted 4 bases in 3 codons; substituted 2 bases at 2 genomic stop codons); protein product: MHLAGFLLLFLAGRLVLSQGQLHPKHYGQGHAHLPHQAPGTGEGFSSLKINPGNTTFALRFHHLLASQAPEGSIFSPLSISAXLAMLSLEVSLHSRTQILEGLGFNLTQVSEFDNHQGFQNLLHTLHLPGNRLEICVGNALFLSPEQLLLLRFLKDSATFCESRLFCTNFKDSVSMTQLINHHLREETRGKIVNLVSKLSADTMTMLVNYVYFKALREKPFIPSLTAPHNFYVDEDPTVKVPVMPQDTQHHWYLHDRYXPCLVLWTDCQGNPTTLFILPNQGKMEQVEAVLTPKMLTRWSNLLWKSHFCRKLKLYPPRFSISSTYRLDRILPELGITDLFLQQADLSGIMXELNLRVSKSFRKAILEVGEVGTQAAVAPGSFVTFWXPQDNCXALWFNRFFLVIFSTNAQSIFFLGKVVNPTKP